GAGCAGACATTTGACTGGGATACCGTTGGTTTCCATATGGGCGACGAGTGGTCAACGCTCGATTTAGACACACCGTCGATGACAACAGAACAGTTGTCTGAAGCAGAGCAGTTGGCGAATCAAATCATTTGGGATGACCTCCCCGTCACAGCTCAGTTTGTCGATCCGGCTCTGATCCCTTCCTTATCTTTGCGACATGCACCTAAAGTGAATGAAAATATTCGCATCGTGACCATCCAAGGTTTCGATAACAACGCCTGCGGTGGAACCCATCCCAAGCGAACGGGACAAGTGGGAATGATCAAGGTTCTCAAAGCCGAAAAAATGCGTTCCGGGACGCGCTTAACCTTTGTCTGCGGGGGGCGCGCTCTTCGTGACTACGAAGAACGGAACCACGTCATCCAGTATGTCACCAACCAATTGTCTGCATCATTCCGCGACATCCCCGAGGCGCTTACGAGAATGCAACAAAGTCTCCTCGATACAAAGCGAGCAATGCACGCCAAACAAGTTGAGTTATACCAGTATAAGGCCCAGGAGGCGGTGTCAGAACAGGAACAAGCAATTTCACGTGACGGGTTTCTCGTTGTTAATCTGGATAACTGTGGGGATCCAAGTGAAATGAAGGAAATGTTGAAGGCCGTAAAACGTCAACTTGAAGCGACATCCGCCAATGCCAGTGTGTTTATTGTGGCACAGGTGGGGGATCGGATTCATGTTCAAGGAGACTCACCAGGACTAGCGGATGTTCAGTCTGTCTTGCGGCCTATTTTGGAGGAAGCCGGCGGGAAAGGTGGCGGGAATGCAAAGATAGCTCAAGGCGCGGCGCCCGCGACCGAGGCATATGGGGTAAACTGGTATGTCGATCGACTCACCACTGCCCTACAGGCAAAAGATTAAGTCTACAGATTAAAGGCGAGCGAGGAATGCTACCGCGATTCCGCACTCGCCTTGTGACTGTTCGACGCTCTTTTAAATTAGATCAGCATTTTGCCAAATGAGTACACCGTTTTGGCCGCCAAAACCGAAGGAATTGCTCAGGGCGCGCTCAATGTGTTGTTGGCGAGCTCGATTTGGGACGACGTCTTTCGGCGCAGTTTCCTCTTTGTCGTCACAGTTGAGTGTTGGTGGCAACATGTCCGTTTGCAATGCTTTGATGCAGGCAATGCTTTCGATCGCGCCCGCAGTACCCAGCATATGCCCAACAGCACCCTTGATGGACGACACCGGAATGGCATCCACGTGAGCGCCGAACATTTGGCGGAGGGCGGTGGATTCGGCGAGATCGCCGGCCGGTGTGGCCGTTGCGTGCGCGTTGATGTAGTCAATGTCCGTTGGCCGGAGAGATGCATTACGAAGGGCGCGTTCCATCGCCAAACGTGCACCTCGACCTTCCGGGTCCGGGGACGTCTCGTGATAGGCGTCGTTAGACGTGCCATAGCCGACGAGTTCAGCGTAAATGTGTGCGCCGCGGGCTTGGGCGTGATCGAGTGTCTCAAGGATGAGCATGGCTGCACCTTCACCCATGACCATGCCCTGTCGCTCCTTGTCAAACGGGCGCGACCAGGCGCCAAAGTCATCCGGACCTTCCGTTGCGAGCGCACCGGCCGCGCGCAATCCAGCGAGAATAGCTGGGCTGAAGAGGCATTCTGCTCCACCGGCAATCACCATATCCGCTTCACCTAGGCGCAACCAGTAACTGGCCTCGCCGATAGAGTTGGCCGAGGAAGCACAGGCAGTCGCATAAGTCATCACGGGACCATGGATGTCAAACTGTGTGGCGATGGTGGCTCCAGCCGCGTTTGGAATGGACTTCGGAACCAACCGTGGTCCAACGCGGCTTGAACGCCCACTGGACAACCGCTCCGATCCTTCCTCGAGTGTCTGGACACCGCCAAATGCGCAGCCGATGGAAATCGCGATCCGATCCCCTGCATAGCTTT
This is a stretch of genomic DNA from Alicyclobacillus dauci. It encodes these proteins:
- a CDS encoding alanyl-tRNA editing protein; this encodes MDVTSRLYYFDSDLQVFEATVVDQRRQPDDRWGVVLSQTAFYPTSGGQPHDLGTINGMEVIDVFVDGEDVVHVLREPLAKGTPVEGRIDWTRRFDHMQQHCGQHILSAAFEQTFDWDTVGFHMGDEWSTLDLDTPSMTTEQLSEAEQLANQIIWDDLPVTAQFVDPALIPSLSLRHAPKVNENIRIVTIQGFDNNACGGTHPKRTGQVGMIKVLKAEKMRSGTRLTFVCGGRALRDYEERNHVIQYVTNQLSASFRDIPEALTRMQQSLLDTKRAMHAKQVELYQYKAQEAVSEQEQAISRDGFLVVNLDNCGDPSEMKEMLKAVKRQLEATSANASVFIVAQVGDRIHVQGDSPGLADVQSVLRPILEEAGGKGGGNAKIAQGAAPATEAYGVNWYVDRLTTALQAKD
- a CDS encoding beta-ketoacyl-[acyl-carrier-protein] synthase family protein — encoded protein: MSERTRIVVTGLGAVTPFGVGVPLFWDGVISGRSAIGQTTDEHLRQWAPVTAEATQFNPADYLDKKQVQNTDRFTQMGLVAATEALRDAGWPDAKSLHESYAGDRIAISIGCAFGGVQTLEEGSERLSSGRSSRVGPRLVPKSIPNAAGATIATQFDIHGPVMTYATACASSANSIGEASYWLRLGEADMVIAGGAECLFSPAILAGLRAAGALATEGPDDFGAWSRPFDKERQGMVMGEGAAMLILETLDHAQARGAHIYAELVGYGTSNDAYHETSPDPEGRGARLAMERALRNASLRPTDIDYINAHATATPAGDLAESTALRQMFGAHVDAIPVSSIKGAVGHMLGTAGAIESIACIKALQTDMLPPTLNCDDKEETAPKDVVPNRARQQHIERALSNSFGFGGQNGVLIWQNADLI